Proteins encoded by one window of Streptococcus sanguinis:
- a CDS encoding retron Ec67 family RNA-directed DNA polymerase/endonuclease, producing MTKFNQLQTKDDFAKLLGLKSAKYINYLLYNIQTDNLYNSFTIPKKNGGERVIHAPKKGLKFLQKKLSNVLWECYLESIESKSKDKNFKTPVLSHAFEKGKSIITNSQMHRNKKYILNIDLKNFFDSFNFGRVRGFFIKDRDFAVSPEIATVIAQIACYQGKLPQGAPSSPIITNLITRILDYRIVKIAKKYRFTYSRYADDMTFSTNRELNSNKLRASKELDNFLTELEKVIISSGFEINPKKTRLSNNMQRQEVTGLVVNKKINVKREYIKNTRAMAFQLYKDGAFEIDKKPGTLNQLTGRFAFIFQIDQYNNYLLYKKSLIQNNLDAQKYLLGRNSSKKSESKYYWKYIFYNKDLRKELFDNKKHNTYNLPTEFYSIGKEQKKTYMSLFNSREKEYKKFLFYKYFFGNDKPIIVTEGKTDPRYIKAALKNLYQKYPELVEKDGNDFIFKIEFLNHTNTIEYLFNIPEGGEGFKFWYNYFSDKFYYNEKKEKKFFALNSEERILYTNYITYFKQLTNSIPKYPTIFLFDNEPNNRNGNDKSPLFLFASHAKDLMNPQNEESEGSKNKKLEDKISDNLEKVRREKPWRINKKDSLYIMATPLIPNKNDGNSSDIEDLLFSSSRNSPPILKGKEFHKDGGANYYGKEILSKHVLKNYKEFDFTEFIPLLDGIRNNILDYQNIND from the coding sequence ATGACTAAATTTAATCAACTACAGACAAAAGATGATTTTGCTAAGCTACTTGGTTTGAAAAGTGCTAAATACATCAATTATTTATTGTACAATATACAAACTGATAATTTATATAACTCTTTCACTATCCCTAAAAAGAATGGTGGAGAAAGAGTTATACATGCCCCCAAAAAAGGGTTGAAGTTCCTTCAGAAAAAATTGTCTAATGTTTTGTGGGAATGTTACCTTGAAAGCATAGAATCTAAATCTAAGGATAAGAACTTTAAAACACCTGTTCTGTCTCACGCATTTGAAAAGGGGAAAAGCATTATTACCAACTCTCAGATGCATCGAAACAAGAAATACATTCTGAACATTGACTTGAAAAACTTTTTTGATTCTTTTAATTTTGGAAGAGTAAGAGGCTTCTTTATAAAAGACAGGGATTTTGCTGTTTCACCCGAAATTGCTACAGTAATTGCTCAAATTGCATGTTACCAAGGTAAGTTACCACAAGGGGCCCCTTCTTCTCCCATCATCACAAATTTAATTACTAGAATTTTAGATTATCGGATTGTCAAAATTGCTAAAAAATATCGTTTTACATATTCTAGATATGCCGATGATATGACTTTTTCAACAAATCGTGAATTAAACTCTAATAAATTGAGGGCAAGCAAAGAGTTAGATAACTTTTTAACTGAATTAGAGAAGGTAATCATCTCATCTGGTTTTGAAATCAATCCTAAAAAAACACGATTGAGTAATAACATGCAGCGCCAAGAAGTTACTGGGCTAGTTGTAAACAAGAAGATAAATGTAAAAAGAGAGTACATAAAAAATACTCGTGCAATGGCTTTTCAATTATACAAAGATGGTGCTTTTGAAATAGATAAAAAACCAGGAACGCTGAATCAATTAACGGGACGCTTTGCTTTTATTTTTCAAATAGATCAATACAACAACTACTTACTTTATAAAAAGTCCCTGATTCAAAATAATCTGGATGCACAGAAATATTTATTAGGCAGAAACTCATCAAAAAAATCTGAATCGAAATATTATTGGAAATATATCTTTTATAATAAAGATTTACGAAAAGAATTATTCGATAATAAAAAACATAATACATATAATTTACCAACAGAGTTCTACAGTATAGGTAAGGAACAAAAGAAAACGTACATGTCTCTATTTAATTCTAGAGAAAAAGAGTACAAGAAATTTCTATTTTATAAATATTTTTTCGGAAATGACAAACCGATAATTGTAACAGAGGGGAAGACCGATCCACGATATATTAAAGCAGCTTTAAAAAACCTTTATCAAAAGTATCCAGAACTTGTTGAAAAAGATGGAAATGATTTTATATTTAAAATTGAATTTCTGAATCATACTAATACGATAGAATATCTTTTTAATATTCCAGAAGGGGGAGAAGGTTTTAAATTTTGGTATAATTATTTTTCTGATAAATTTTACTATAATGAGAAAAAAGAGAAAAAATTTTTTGCACTAAATTCAGAAGAAAGAATTTTATACACAAACTATATTACTTATTTCAAACAATTAACCAATAGTATTCCCAAATATCCAACAATATTTTTATTTGATAATGAACCGAATAATAGAAATGGCAATGATAAATCGCCCTTATTTTTATTTGCGAGTCATGCAAAAGACTTGATGAATCCTCAGAATGAAGAATCGGAGGGTTCAAAGAATAAAAAATTAGAAGATAAGATTTCAGACAATTTAGAAAAAGTTAGAAGAGAAAAACCTTGGCGAATTAATAAAAAGGATAGCCTATATATAATGGCAACTCCTCTAATACCTAATAAGAATGACGGTAACTCGTCTGATATTGAAGATTTATTATTTTCGTCGTCTCGAAATTCGCCACCTATTTTAAAAGGAAAGGAATTTCATAAAGATGGTGGAGCAAATTATTATGGAAAAGAAATTCTTTCAAAGCATGTTCTGAAAAATTATAAAGAATTCGATTTTACTGAGTTTATCCCTTTGCTAGATGGCATAAGAAATAATATTTTAGATTATCAGAATATTAATGATTAA
- the rsmA gene encoding 16S rRNA (adenine(1518)-N(6)/adenine(1519)-N(6))-dimethyltransferase RsmA: MRIADHSVTRAILERHGFTFKKSFGQNFLTDTNILQKIVDTAEIDKKVNVIEIGPGIGALTEFLAESAAEVMAFEIDDRLVPILADTLRDFDNVTVVNQDILKVDLAQYIAEFKNPDLPIKVVANLPYYITTPILMHLIESGIPFSEFVVMMQKEVADRISAQPNTKAYGSLSIAVQYYMTAKVAFIVPRTVFVPAPNVDSAILKMVRRDQPAVEVQDEKFFFKVSKASFVHRRKTLWNNLTSCFGKSEETKGKLTAALERAELSPSVRGEALSLEEFARLADALKSEGL, from the coding sequence ATGCGTATTGCAGATCATAGTGTAACCCGTGCCATTCTGGAGCGTCACGGTTTCACTTTTAAAAAATCGTTCGGTCAGAATTTCCTGACGGATACCAACATCCTCCAGAAGATTGTGGATACTGCTGAGATTGACAAAAAGGTCAATGTCATCGAAATTGGTCCTGGTATTGGGGCATTGACAGAATTTTTGGCGGAAAGTGCTGCAGAAGTCATGGCCTTTGAGATTGATGATCGGCTGGTACCGATTTTAGCGGATACCCTGCGCGATTTTGACAATGTGACAGTGGTTAATCAGGATATTCTCAAGGTTGATCTGGCTCAGTACATAGCAGAGTTTAAAAATCCAGACCTGCCTATCAAGGTAGTGGCGAACTTGCCCTACTACATCACGACGCCGATTCTCATGCATTTGATTGAGAGCGGAATTCCTTTTAGTGAGTTTGTCGTTATGATGCAAAAAGAAGTAGCAGATCGGATTTCAGCTCAGCCTAATACCAAGGCCTACGGCAGTTTGTCGATTGCGGTGCAGTATTATATGACGGCCAAGGTTGCCTTTATCGTGCCGCGGACAGTCTTTGTACCAGCGCCTAATGTGGATTCGGCGATTCTCAAGATGGTGCGCAGAGACCAGCCAGCTGTTGAGGTACAGGACGAGAAATTCTTTTTCAAGGTCTCCAAGGCCAGCTTTGTCCACCGTCGGAAGACTCTCTGGAATAACCTGACCAGTTGTTTCGGGAAGTCTGAGGAGACTAAAGGCAAATTGACAGCGGCTCTAGAACGAGCGGAGTTATCTCCAAGTGTTCGGGGAGAAGCTCTGAGTTTAGAGGAATTTGCGCGCTTGGCAGACGCTCTGAAGTCTGAAGGATTATAA